The Ptiloglossa arizonensis isolate GNS036 chromosome 9, iyPtiAriz1_principal, whole genome shotgun sequence nucleotide sequence gcttatcatttttataatttgaattaCATTACAAGATTATACATGAAATGAAACTGTTTACATATTCATTGAATTATAAGTATATAAACTATTATAACAATTGAATTATAAAAGTAATATCTTTAGTTGTTGATTATGAggctatatgtatatgtacagtAAATTATGTACATTAAATACATTCAATCTGAAATACAGCACAAAGACAAATAGTAGAAATACAAAATACCATGCAACAACATATTGAAGTAtctttatattcaatattttcaatattttttcagttTTAGTATTCTAACATATATTAGAACATTCACAAGTTTCAGCTAAAGTTGATTGGATAAGTCCATATTGCCCTGTAGTCATCCAATTTTCATCTGTTTTAAATAGTTCATCTGCCACACCAGATGCTAAACCAGTACAAACATCTGATTTTACTGTTCTTAAACTAAGGATGTGTGTTGGTTGAAAGCCTCTCAATGCTGGACTGAATTTTGTTGTATATTCCCAATTTATATCACCTactaattttctataatttaaatcaCCTTTAAATATTGCTAGTTTAGCTTCTGATAATTTTGCATATAATACTTTATCATGCTCTATCATGGTTGCAAAGTCGTAAGGTCCTGTCCAATAGGATTCTTCCTAAAAAAATATAGCCTGAGAGTAATttgatattataattatttttctaaaattatatgTGATAGAATATATCATACCTCAATAGTCCATATATTATTCTTCAAGTGATTACTTGCCAGTTTAGCAAATTCTTGTAGGTCTTTATTCGATGATTTGTTCATGTAATCTAAAGTccaataaaaatcattttttgttGCATCACTGACATACCATGGATAAAGTTTTACATAAAATCTTATTTTTTCCGCAAATTTACAAGCAATTAGAAATATTGCTAGGCATAAATCAGTAAACAGTTCATATCCTGTATTATCACATATCATATCTATAATATTTGTAGAAGTTGTTTTTTTACTTAATAAAGGCCAAGTAAATTTTGAGTGATCTATAAGAATATCTTTACGCAATGACTTCATAATTTGTATAGGACTACTACTTTGTGCAACTTCTGCTCCTGCGCTTAGCGACAAGTCACATCTACAAAGAATACACACTggtaaatttgttaataaaatcATGTAAAGaaatacttaaaattaaacATACTTATTGCCCCAAAGGTTTAGCTGAAAAAACTTAAATAGCTCTTCTTTGATTTCAAAATCTGATAAAGACTCTGCTCTTTGTACAAGTTTCATTGTATAAACAGAAAGTAGTTCCAGGCTAACCAGTGATTTAATAAAGGAATTCTGCTTCTGTTTTTCAAAAGGATCATAGTTGTGTAAATAtttcctgaaaatagaaataattcatGTTTGAATAATTCAATACATACTTATTACTGTTTATTGAATACTTTTTAAAACATACATGAGAGCAAATTCTTGTGCAAGTATTCGATACATATAACATTCGCAGTACAACCATAATGTATTAAACCATGTTGGTGTACTACCTTCTATGTCAGtcctttttattaaaaatttattccacTCTTCGGCATCATTACCTGTTACATTAGGTAGCAATTCTATAGGCTTTAATGTTTTGTTTGTaactatttcattttttaatttactaaTAAATCCTACCATTTGCTTAATTTCCTCTATAGCATCCTAAAcggttaaaaaattttaatgtcGGATTAACatgttttgtatattttgtattattaagTTACAAATCAATGCTTGACATAAGAAATACATAATATACTATAAGTGTACACTATACCTCTCCATATTTCTGTGCAATGTTGTCTTTGTCGCGACTAAGGGTATCAATTATTTTAGTTAAAATTACTGGTAATCTATCCTTAAGCGTTACGTAAGCAAAACTCCTATAagtagatataaataattatttatacactttgttataaaaatattaattcataAAAATCGAAGTATAATGGatcttaaaattaatatatcgtAACTGCTATTAATCGTGTTATTAAATGTAATAAGTATTTCACTGATATGGATTTAATTCATGACTTTTAGGTTAAACAGAAACAATAGAAACCATTTACCGTTTATAGATTCCTGTTAAAGGCACTCCAAAAGGTGTTCTTATATCCTGTAAATTAAGGATTTCTATCGAATCTGATTTATCGGACATGGTCTCACTATCCAAATTCGCTATTGTAACCAGACTACATCACATTGCTCACAATcatttacatatacatacagAGCGATATCTGAAATGAATATGTAACGATAATATCTAATATTTGTTTTCCGTTTCGCTTATATAACAGAACGAAGGTTTTGCTACTTACCACATATATCTTTTTCCGTTAATTTCTGATAAtcgtattgttttctttttggaaTATTTCACAAGAGTAAGTCTATGACGAGCAGAGGGTGAATGGGGTGTTACTGATAGTAATGTGTACGgtgcgcgtgcgtgcgtgttctCAAACTCTGTCAGCAGTTGTAAGTTGTATTTCGCGCGTGAGTAAGGCGCGTAAAATTCTCATTCAAAATTAATAAGGCGCGAGTTATACAGCAAGTCTTCAAGTTACATTGATTCATAGATACGCAATTTTGCCTTTATCTATGTTCTTGTATGAATACATCTTGTGtgtatgtatttatatgtaCATTAGATAATGTTTTCTTCTCTTTAActtttttttcataaagaaGTACATACGGATCTGtttaattttgattaatttttataactaAAGTTATGTAATGTATTATAGAGAGAAAGGAAAATCAAATGACATTGTTTACCATACTTCAGATCTggcaaaatataaatatcttaTCGAAAAGGTGCAACATAGATTTTTAAAATATGCGTAATACCAACTGAGGGATTATATGaatatctataataattattatgagCCTGTTTGATGCGAACTTAATCTTGTAACCCACGAATctcagaaaccaacaactgattaattttttctttttaaaattattaacagtTTTATACATAGGCTACAACTTTTAATAATTATCCTAATAATTATATCACACGTTAGTTGATGTTTTTAACGTTCCACTTACTATTTTTAGGAACCAATTACTTATACAAAGTGTTATGCCTAGTTTCGTACcatattttaagtattttcaAGCATCATTATATCAAtatattgtatttctttttcctaCCCGCATCATACTTTCCACAACATTTACGTTTAAATGTATACACTAATGGGTTTTTCCCGTAGATAAGTAAATTAAATTAAGTGAATAATTTGAAACGATCAATTGATGGATCACCATCCATCGaatgattatattatataattttcgtGACAAGTATTTTTTCAAGATTTCAAGTATTTCTTCAAGATTTACGTTTCAAAGACCTTATCCCTATCTATGTTTCTTCTTAGAACACG carries:
- the LOC143150922 gene encoding damage-control phosphatase ARMT1 isoform X2, with amino-acid sequence MVGFISKLKNEIVTNKTLKPIELLPNVTGNDAEEWNKFLIKRTDIEGSTPTWFNTLWLYCECYMYRILAQEFALMKYLHNYDPFEKQKQNSFIKSLVSLELLSVYTMKLVQRAESLSDFEIKEELFKFFQLNLWGNKCDLSLSAGAEVAQSSSPIQIMKSLRKDILIDHSKFTWPLLSKKTTSTNIIDMICDNTGYELFTDLCLAIFLIACKFAEKIRFYVKLYPWYVSDATKNDFYWTLDYMNKSSNKDLQEFAKLASNHLKNNIWTIEEESYWTGPYDFATMIEHDKVLYAKLSEAKLAIFKGDLNYRKLVGDINWEYTTKFSPALRGFQPTHILSLRTVKSDVCTGLASGVADELFKTDENWMTTGQYGLIQSTLAETCECSNIC
- the LOC143150922 gene encoding damage-control phosphatase ARMT1 isoform X1, with the protein product MSDKSDSIEILNLQDIRTPFGVPLTGIYKRSFAYVTLKDRLPVILTKIIDTLSRDKDNIAQKYGEDAIEEIKQMVGFISKLKNEIVTNKTLKPIELLPNVTGNDAEEWNKFLIKRTDIEGSTPTWFNTLWLYCECYMYRILAQEFALMKYLHNYDPFEKQKQNSFIKSLVSLELLSVYTMKLVQRAESLSDFEIKEELFKFFQLNLWGNKCDLSLSAGAEVAQSSSPIQIMKSLRKDILIDHSKFTWPLLSKKTTSTNIIDMICDNTGYELFTDLCLAIFLIACKFAEKIRFYVKLYPWYVSDATKNDFYWTLDYMNKSSNKDLQEFAKLASNHLKNNIWTIEEESYWTGPYDFATMIEHDKVLYAKLSEAKLAIFKGDLNYRKLVGDINWEYTTKFSPALRGFQPTHILSLRTVKSDVCTGLASGVADELFKTDENWMTTGQYGLIQSTLAETCECSNIC